The nucleotide sequence TCACTGTCTCTTGTCCATGTATGCAGTGTTCCCTGCTCTGACCACATCCTACTACCCCTGCTTTCATGCTTCACAGGAATTGTTGATGGTTtgtttattccccccccctttggccaATCTTGTTAAGGTATCAGCTTTGCCTTGTGTGAAACCCTTGTGCTATGTGCCTGCTTCATGCTGCCTTGCAGGGGAACAATCTAGTTGGTGTCCACATCACATCCTGCTCCCTGCCCTGGATGGCTCTTTCAGCCACTGTAATTGCatgtctctcctctcctctctttctcctcAGCCTCTGGAGCAGAACCTGTGCGGGATATCAGGTGTGAGTTCTGTGGTGAATATTTTGAGAACCGGAAAGGGCTCTCCAGCCATGCCAGGTCACATCTACGTCAGATGGGGGTAACTGAGTGGTACGTGAATGGCTCTCCCATCGACACCCTGCGGGAAATCCTGAAACGGCGAGCTCAGCCTAGGaccagtacctccaactccccaGCACAGAGTCAGAAATCACTTGCCTCATCTGTTCTTGGAGGCTCCTTAGAGCCACGCAGTCCAGGGGAGAGCCATATGCCTGCCATGCCTAAGAAGGCACAACAGCCAGGGAGCCCTATGGGGCACTCTCctacctcttctcctcccccaactGCCAGAAAAATATTCTCTGGgctttcttctccctctttgcaCAAGAAACTGAAACAAGATCAGTTGCGAATGGAAATCAAGCGGGAAATGATGTCTGGGGGAGTTCATAATGAGTCACATCTGTCTGATAGAGCTTGGTCACCACGAGAGGAGATGTCCCCGCTTAATCTCTGTAAGTGTTAGTAATGGGGGCTGTTTCCATAAAGCAAGAATGCATGTCTGAATGGGTATGAAAGTGAAAAACTGGGAATCAGGACTACAGCGTATTTTTTTCTCAGTTAAGGGAGTGCTGCCTAATAATCCTGGGTTCTCTCAACTTTGTTTGTGCTCATGCATTCCTGCAATGGTTTCTGTGCTAGAGATTCTGAGAACttgtggccatgctggatgggttTCCTATAAGATGGGTGTAGGTTGAAATCTTAAGTATTTGGTACGTTAGTAGAGTGAGAAGCGCTCTATTTACTGGTTAGCAAATTAAATTAAGGTATTTAGATACATCTATCTCCAAATACCCAGTCACTCTTGAGCCAGGAAAGGGTTGAGAAGTATGCTGGCTTCTGTGGGAAGGACCTAGGCTTTGAACCTGTTCTGTGTGTGGCTTTAGAGAAGTAATTATATCAAATATAAATGAGATAAGTCGTTCATCATTTTTTCATGTGTATTGAAAAGCGCTGCAGAAATAAATAAGAGCATTGTGAATTCCTTGCTTTCAGATGTTAAGCATTCTCTATGCATTTTCATTTGTCCTCTGCAGCCTCTCGTGCTGACCCTGTGCGGGATATCCGGTGTGAGTTTTGTGGCGAGTTTTTTGAGAACCGGAAGGGGCTCTCCAGCCATGCCAGATCTCACTTGCGCCAGATGGGAGTAACTGAGTGGTCAGTCAATGGCTCCCCCATTGACACACTACGAGAAATCATAAAGAAAAAGAACAAGCCATGCTTGATAAAGAAAGAGCCAAACGCAATGAGCATTGAGCTTCCGAAGCCCATGGGGGATGATGGAGCTGATCCTAAATCCCCTGGGAAAATGCTGCAGCCCATGGCCTTGTCCCCACTGGGTGGGAGAACTGGGAAACCAAACCTAGGTCGGGAGGTGTCTCTGTCTCCACTCAAGTCGCAGGAAGGCTTCTTGACACCACTGTCCTCTAAGCGCCCGCTATCAGATGAGCGTCTCTGTGGCCACAGTGAAGTGAAGCAGAAAACCTACATCCAGACTGAATTGCCATTCAAAGCCAAGCATGTGCATGAAAAGCCCACTCATACATGTAAGTGCTACCCCAGAATGGGGAGGGGATATGGTGGGGATCCAGATAAATATGGATATTCTATTGCAGGGCCTTGCTatagtgggggagggagagaggaggccAGATTCGGCAGCGTACGTATGGACTTCAAGTAATAGGTTTTCCACTGCAGTGTTTAGAGAAGCCTTTTGATGCAAGCCAACATCCTGATAGGTGGACACTTTTTAAAAGCTAACTTCCTCAGGTGTAGAGTCAGCCAGCAACCCTGATGTAGTGCACtgcctctccttcttccctggtaTTAGCAAGCCTTTATGAATCCTGTGGCTGGTAGGGAGTTATTTCTCTGTCTTTTGGGATTCAGACATCAGGCATATCAATAAATGGTGTAAACCCTCATGCCTTCAGCCATAGGCCCACAGACCCAAAGTGGCCAAAGATATGCAACTTGCTGTTTATGTTCAAACAGTTCTGGGGTTTGGTTTACTTGGCTTGTGGCTGCAGGTGGTGACAGTGCTTAGGATagctatggggaacctttggccctccaggtgttgctgaactacaactcccatcatgcatgGCCATTTGCTGGGGGTGATagaagttgttgttcagcaacacccctgaagttgttgttcagcaacactCCTGGCTTAGAAGTTTCAAAGTGGGCCTTTCAGTATTAATTCTTGAGGATCTTTTATGTGGAAATAAAAATACCGCTGTAAAGCAAATAATACCTAGCACTCCACTCTTGAATTGTTGCTGCTTAAGTCCTTTACTGAGGGTTTTGCTCAGTCTAGCTCCCTGCCATTTCTGCTCCCAGCCACTGAAGCCTGCTGTGAACTGTGTGGCCTCTACTTTGAGAACCGCAAGGCACTGGCCAGCCATGCTCGTGCGCACCTCAGACAGTTTGGAGTGACTGAATGGTGTGTGAACGGCTCCCCAATCGAGACTTTGAGTGAGTGGATCAAGCATCGTCCCCAGAAAGCCGGAGCCTATCGCAGCTACATCCAAGGTGGGCGGCCCTTCACCAAGAAGTTCCGCAATGCCTCTCATGTGCGTGACAATGATGCTTCTGGGAAGCGGGTTCCGCTGAGCCTGCAGACAGGCAGCCCTccactggcaaacagaagcctcGGCAGTGAGATAGTGCCCAGTGAGCCCAGCAAAGCTGTGGAtggtggcggcagcggcagcagcagcaacagcagtgagCGCCCTGCGGTCACATCACCTTTGTCGTTGGTAAAGATGGAGGAGCATCAGCAGCATAACATCAACAGTGAGTCATTGCTCCCAAATTTCCACCATAGGGTCCATCTGGTTGCAATGCTTTCACAGGAGGTCCCCTTAATAAAGGAGACTCTAGCTTCCTTGGGGTGGGGAAAGGATGAAGGTGCAGGTACAGTTCTATTTCCCACTGTTCCTAAATTCTTCATTGGCCCTCATTCCTCCTAATGTGTTAGTTAGTTCTAGCTAAGAGTCTCAGAGAAGTTACTCAACAGACTGGTATGTTAAGATCTTAGTCATGAGGAGATACTCAGGCTGACAGTGCTATTCTTTTAGATTCCATACCCTCTTGCATGACTTCTAGACTTTATCCTTCTTGAATGGACCCCACCCATACTTTACTTTCTTAATCAAAATAGTTTTCACAAAGTTCCTTTTTCATCGCAGATCTATCACAGCCAGTGCTGTTTGGTGTATCCCAGCATCCTTTCTGAAAtgaatattcccccccccctgttCATTAGAGTTTGAACGGAGGCAGGCCAAGCCCATCGAGGTTCCGCCACCTCAAGAAGAAGAAACTAATGATTTGCAGCAGAAGGTTGAAGAGGTCCGCCAGCCACCCCCCAGAGTGAGACCAGTTCCCTCCTTGGTTCCTAGGCCACCACAGACCTCCTTGGTGAAGTTTGTGGGCAACATTTACACACTGAAGTGCAGGTTTGTGCCATTCCTCCATCTTGCTAATTCTCTTATCTGTCATGAAATTTGAATTGGAGGGTAGTAGCTGTGGCTGAACTGCAGATAATTTGATCTCAGACTTATTACAGGCAACAATCCCTTTTGCACCAGGCATCTTGGAGTCGGGCATAATCAATTTTCTTTTAGAAGGTTTCACTATGTAATTTGAGATGAGTCATTCTTCAAGTGGACTCAAATAGACATTGTCTTCTCTTTGTGCAGGTTCTGCGAAGTGGAGTTCCAGGGGCCCCTCTCCATCCAAGAGGAGTGGGTGCGGCACCTCCAGCGCCACATCTTGGAGACTAACTTCtccaaggcagatgctttgcGAAGTGGGACCGATGTGCCTGTGGCACCATCTATAGCTGAGGCCCAGTAGCAAAGCTCTTAGGAAGCACCAGCATTCCAGGATTTCTCCCTTACCTTTCCATATGAACAAGAGTAATGGTTAACAAATGAGGGTGAAAGCAGTATTTGGTCTTCTGGGCTCCACAGCTTTGCCAGAGTCTGTAGACTTACTTGGACTTTGGGGGGGGTCAGGGGAACAGTCCCAGAGTTTGAGCACTAAATAAACCATAGTGGGTTTTTTTGGAGATGCTCCTTATTGATGGCAGTGGTATTCCAGACCGGAGTTTGCTTGTGTGCATTCTGTCTGAACAGAGAGGAGGGTGTGGAACAAAGTAAAATGGAAATTCCTTGTCCTTCCAGTGAATGCAGGTTTCTCCAAAGACACACACTCGTTACAGGGAGGAAACATGCACTTGCTCTGTTGCAGTTCACGCTGTGGGAGATGTGATGGTGAGAATCGTGAATATGAGGTTCTAGTGAAAGTTGTGAACATGAGGATCTGTTTGAGGTCAAGCATAAGCAAGTTGGGAGGGTAGACACTGAGCGCTTTGCTCTGTGGGGAAGCTGTTGATTCTGTATGTGACTAGAGTTAATGTACGTTTGACTCCTTAGGGGACAAGTCTTTAGTTTCTGTAGACATTGGATCCTATTGTGCATGTTCACGTCCCCTAGCTGTGTGTAATGGGGGTCTCGGTCCCACCTACATTAAAGGGGAAGTTATGGACTCCTTGAAGCATATATATTTCCCCTTTCCATAACTTACTGATGCATAGGGACAACCAAGTGACATTTCATGTGGGACCCTGTAGGGAATCCAGCTCTGCCATGTTACAGCAATGAAATTTTGGCAAAGGTGTATGGTTTCCCCCCGTCTTTAGCTAATGAAGAATAGCTAATGATGTCCCACAGATAACCTGTACCTGAAATCAGGGAAGGCATGTCCTTCTGAACAGGCAAGGTCTTTCCAAGAATCTTCTGGACTTCATGGGGGTGGAGGGGCTTATGTTTCTCCTTTCTAGCAAGCACTTGGTGCAGTTCCCAAATCAGCAACAGCAGGTCCTACTGCTTTCCTGTTCTTGCTCAATGTTGCTGTTCTCTCTCTTCATAGAACCTCAACTTTTTAAACTCTAGTTTTGTGTAGAAATAACaagcatttgtttttatttggatCCCAGGCTGAGCAGAGCCTGGAGGGAAATTACCTTTTAACTTTTTCAATGGGCATATTCTGGTTATTATTGTACCTAGGAATATGTATATTAGATTAAACCTGTTCTGGAAACAAAAAGGAGAATCCTGAGTGTGTGCTTTTCTGATGGTCTGTATGGGGGAGGTGAATGTGTTACAGCTTCTGTAGAGAAGTATCTGAGCCACCAGTGGATGTGGGAGCTGATGAAACCTTAGGTTGTATCACTCCAGTACGTACTGAAACTGGCAGTCATTTACTTGGTAAGGCATAATTAAAACATGTGTTGAAACAggttatgctttttaaaattttgctttaATTTTCTCCATGTTAAGGTTATTTC is from Rhineura floridana isolate rRhiFlo1 chromosome 3, rRhiFlo1.hap2, whole genome shotgun sequence and encodes:
- the WIZ gene encoding protein Wiz isoform X7, translated to MSLCSPSEMLCSGELGDLLLLSAGVKYTGSCLASAPVIGSSVVELFCLDPYLARFLLCCLVLGLWISPGSAGAGCSALTRRSTTSPDQTQLEFRLSAVPPGCCPACAGPKMAASTPSQLKATKAVAAPRPREDESDAGPSPEAVMASEEEEEMVTAEMGLPPLQKKGSLAASLDQIPNRIGSSLSPEPSSNRADSQDSKTPNLTTCEVCGACFETRKGLSSHARSHLRQLGVAESESSGAPIDLLYELMKQKGKVDSDPISPSLSKKSASPKEGTAGSSRPALLPLNKATERQQEPPVNKAIKSPPGFTPKNVAQPGSPILKKVTPALPGSPLPKNPEDKSSKLPLSPLQSSPKAQWPQSEEEGPLNLTVDSDSGREIDCQLCGAWFETRKGLSSHARAHLRHLGVSDPDAKGSPIDVLNDLIKSEDFKGRLSSLLPSERESLGETGSSDGPSPKSTATAAPATGMKQAHSPRPLGKQPSVLSPHSPPPSKKLKPLGHRLSAVASLQRKQGLSSSAYWASDAEMAPLNLSSGAEPVRDIRCEFCGEYFENRKGLSSHARSHLRQMGVTEWYVNGSPIDTLREILKRRAQPRTSTSNSPAQSQKSLASSVLGGSLEPRSPGESHMPAMPKKAQQPGSPMGHSPTSSPPPTARKIFSGLSSPSLHKKLKQDQLRMEIKREMMSGGVHNESHLSDRAWSPREEMSPLNLSSRADPVRDIRCEFCGEFFENRKGLSSHARSHLRQMGVTEWSVNGSPIDTLREIIKKKNKPCLIKKEPNAMSIELPKPMGDDGADPKSPGKMLQPMALSPLGGRTGKPNLGREVSLSPLKSQEGFLTPLSSKRPLSDERLCGHSEVKQKTYIQTELPFKAKHVHEKPTHTSTEACCELCGLYFENRKALASHARAHLRQFGVTEWCVNGSPIETLSEWIKHRPQKAGAYRSYIQGGRPFTKKFRNASHVRDNDASGKRVPLSLQTGSPPLANRSLGSEIVPSEPSKAVDGGGSGSSSNSSERPAVTSPLSLVKMEEHQQHNINKFERRQAKPIEVPPPQEEETNDLQQKVEEVRQPPPRVRPVPSLVPRPPQTSLVKFVGNIYTLKCRFCEVEFQGPLSIQEEWVRHLQRHILETNFSKADALRSGTDVPVAPSIAEAQ